In Electrophorus electricus isolate fEleEle1 chromosome 6, fEleEle1.pri, whole genome shotgun sequence, a single genomic region encodes these proteins:
- the LOC113587142 gene encoding gamma-crystallin M2-like: MKKNIINRHFCWNIIFYEELKGHSYEWTSDCSDMAPFLARCHSCRVESGCWMVYDRPNFMGNQYFVRRGEYADYMSMWGMSEWVKSCRLIPMITGPYRTRIYGRENFMGQMMEIMVDCDPVTEHYHWSSGFMSCHVLDGLWPMYKLPHYRGRMWYFWPVEYRLFRHWGGRRFMGKRCIMDSWY; the protein is encoded by the exons atgaaaaaaaacataataaacagaCATTTCTGCTGGAATATCATCTTCTATGAGGAGCTCAAGGGCCACTCCTATGAGTGGACCAGTGACTGTAGCGACATGGCTCCCTTCCTGGCCCGCTGCCACTCCTGCAGGGTGGAGAGCGGCTGCTGGATGGTCTACGACCGCCCCAACTTCATGGGTAACCAGTACTTTGTCAGGAGGGGCGAGTACGCCGACTACATGAGCATGTGGGGAATGAGTGAGTGGGTCAAGTCCTGCCGCTTGATCCCCATG ATTACGGGACCCTACAGAACAAGGATCTACGGGAGGGAGAACTTCATGGGCCAGATGATGGAGATCATGGTCGACTGCGACCCTGTCACAGAGCACTACCACTGGTCCAGCGGCTTCATGTCCTGCCATGTGCTGGACGGCCTCTGGCCCATGTATAAACTACCCCACTACAGGGGCAGGATGTGGTACTTCTGGCCTGTAGAGTACAGGCTTTTCAGGCACTGGGGTGGCAGAAGGTTCATGGGAAAGAGGTGTATCATGGATTCCTGGTactga